From one Plasmodium coatneyi strain Hackeri chromosome 9, complete sequence genomic stretch:
- a CDS encoding Tubulin-tyrosine ligase produces MNTFSKLFSNAYNSAHNNEANEWKKGKVTKVGATGTLLKSAPNQYMQWNNVNFGTKKNVDTGEVVITNLKKEEPVLLPHRGHKLGAFSNGSASRQVGKQSSSFSRNGKNINNSAYSLYNPHNLFNAYRLKNAYHHQQNALLKYESNYPAYEVQKGKSNSTTQNGKVILREKWCPPKDYVPQVDINIKDNYEQRKVAYFDHNDNKYNDKGSNLILRNNAYPNSGLQRNLKNYVNSPPFELSTKNEAQRSDNFYGNEKIGRSLSQMNRNEKGKENHVIEMGIKNVTHGGISSKTMGMPLTGLLSSTKLGQLPDGNTSKNSRNGNHVTSEMITKSGGPLHRNAHPMTHLTPNGSGTPLNGNSYWKKANENFLSRTYSLKSISQKSVSNSRRTENQFNPSSLISNEQRVGEKPIPKATTGGKVVHEVYLQRTGGENRYVMQSANGSKDAEAELKENLNICELRNGPVLNIQQNRFTNRFDDPRAVQRSNLFLCSSKNGKSYSASYGNFFATQKHNQFRDACGRNQRYRSQRGNNNSLTILSKECIAYKNGRAACLYAPNKGAENRGEGSHTTLKYIQPEPAHRSNAQMDGNNEGHNFTLRKNLNQSSCNFVSPIEYYATEVGKGGKEHSSITQNIMQKFTNEDLQKYYVLKGKISPNWNHNGSGHTNDINGMRNGSTCNGGSNHVMLSKGMSRIRHGYIHPPSPAGVNDSSEGTVSKNVKRIHPDDSVNVVSGNCVKKMAGEIDNRNHHGNYNGGEKTDKQCNNNVIGYVPSGGVSYWGGAAKGTEKGSTSEMTINETCKSRRAEKIYPQSGYCISNTNDRSGKDDDKTSACGTRNGNTGNYFSTAAQFAGLNRTQERATPESKRSGPKGEHVKCNTVMMDSNNHLSSVSKGIYFSEGRDGNIVHFDQNGNGKISTEKRKINFTVPSEGTHLRETPQGRSTMCCDKKETLGISANVHGTVFDEEEAKEKISEASREDDKKGKVNLCPPNGGLPISSAKRCSLTKTGIEDRSRGTPVLQWNKASYPNVGSAGQSTAREEDKTALKVDNNGDNNEWGSHPKNEGKNKEGTGGYVQGSINNREFCASHCKRSEEENHLGVEKTHLDMQNEQNCEVSWLSPSKPSIILAGAQSSSKVVKSDSRENCHLYEVVASENPADGNGYQRTNKGNTQWSKEKRGKHILNKNIKELKKGTMKKYSMENVTDSYIYHLNNLNRNAKMRIGKGKLKMNTNRSSVLEKNVPWGSGPERDKGTKKEEEVHYMGNDKTGETQRTNLDAPNGKINYPICSELSSQKGDSSNNGGHCEVHLKDSSHSEYVNILSRGNQTDSHLEVGNMERNDILSHFRGSKRNLQEGSVNGDAKSKVDGFQSNDGTLDKGVNGSNEGDSSRSSVVNSMSDVSGMSCLNGDSPEPSDEGERVMRTGKVALPWKKDHIVKVNYRSRSMRGKNNITINTKLARYERVLIHTCISKLNWKKCIDNANRGIFYWIGYNITDFDHYNYMKKKKIINRIPSMYMYTKKKALTFLLSHLSLIFPSLYDFYPNTFVLPENKNIIKYILNSNNKDYYIMKPDCGSMGIGVKVIHKYSDININILNGYNCYIVQKYIDNPLLMYKKKFDFRIYILLLPGKHYPKIYLSKIGFARLCTEEYKKKKRYIYNTFIHLTNYSINKDNEKYIRRKNIHDKNNNKQLLSDVFIYLKNNGYDIDDIWKQIKKITCLTSLAIYSYIKEKIKYNFNNNFYFYQLIGLDILLDDTGKAWLLEVNSNPSLRIDYIDPSYTNFEIQLESMFDRYVKEPVISEMFLIVYRKIYKKYLSRRGKKGTPSGVNTGENQTGKAIKAEKAGKVGKTNRMGRVKVQSGFTHDTFVPVNIRNVKNWGTHKKKVGKKMVEKGESSGTYLVKENLKSDAPCNNKIDKKNGLTRNRGVDKVLSSGGKIYPEKGCIDDLSCNDQCESISRCKLNGTQKGKLGSNAQVMKRVIKGKMKNGLFLKKENMSIVDTCVDENDIGSFSLSNEMDNEAEGGSNLLGSSNNKGVQEGCAKRVTNRAGGETPPNGEITSNETSAEIGQNGRYSNRPSNSTTGCLNGIMEKTHGGDAHGGGHPPRQATNVKRKYTNEQEIHYDEGVYTSSDMDYEDSQVQNGGYEKSNTVGGTQKGSRSTYTYDCYSSGGSSDGSVKYVDRNFVNQLGGKQNGVLSVKGNKEGRLQCSTKGEKDDPHEEEMNTTCSYEELLKKENKLIKNNILNKETYVQIDNQEDIEFDRFLNDDVETYKTLSRNISDSVYKKKIENFIMLRSNLYKYMNCLNVLGIRYINNNDINNFEELYNKNISFDLKKTYTKIRKDILHPLKNNVLEKNVYINLKKETSKYYNEMKIYNDCYFLFDFVLKKYDKNLRKNNKKVEYYIDKNTFLCMCADVKINKIIENVDIPTSSYNNLFEVNKSTQENQMFQIVREVLKNKNCENKGNSGMHRKRHVSDENCSNNSSFGDPTDLSNEILSDQDRVHRGRGGNTDNECTTGSQNRSKEQPANGSYYASIFCPFSLVPTSNNLVNFNNIGIGSTKYKSRRRKKMNIYDLEYLFMRQVFFSKYINKNQGLTVIDFFLLMQQVALLIFPFISYVSAYNVLYPYNGALFDELSNQGNNFFASGGLDTGMGGTKKYVKAKRKGEKDRYNNAYVKRENKDYNDRKDCNGCDDVANSVKNDVNSFHQKGGEVLYNHLHPELSRTNCTRNGIHQVEEKKKNNYLWHKNVCSNVYNLYEYIQIGVNPAVKNVCLETFLNFIFNKYGIIQFS; encoded by the coding sequence ATGAATACGTTCAGTAAGCTATTCAGCAACGCATATAACAGCGCACATAACAACGAAGCAAAtgagtggaaaaaaggaaaagtgacAAAAGTTGGCGCCACGGGTACGCTGTTAAAAAGTGCACCTAATCAGTATATGCAATGGAATAACGTAAACTTtggaacaaagaaaaatgtggacactGGAGAAGTAGTTATAACAAAtcttaaaaaggaggaaccgGTGTTACTACCACATAGGGGACATAAACTTGGTGCATTTTCCAACGGTTCTGCGTCTAGACAAGTAGGAAAACAAAGCAGTTCCTTCAGtagaaatggaaagaatatAAATAACAGTGCGTACTCCTTATACAATCCGCACAATTTGTTCAATGCGTACAGATTGAAGAATGCGTATCACCACCAACAAAATGCTTTGCTCAAATATGAGTCTAATTATCCTGCCTATGAGGTACAGAAAGGGAAATCGAATAGTACCactcaaaatggaaaggtaattttaagggaaaaatggtGCCCTCCCAAGGATTACGTACCTCAGGTCGATATTAATATAAAGGACAATTATGAACAGAGGAAAGTAGCGTATTTTGATCATAAcgataataaatataatgatAAAGGCAGTAATTTAATACTTAGAAATAATGCCTACCCCAATTCTGGGTTGCAACGTAACTTAAAGAATTATGTGAATTCCCCTCCCTTTGAATTAAGCACGAAGAATGAAGCACAACGTAGTGATAACTTTTATGGGAATGAGAAAATTGGAAGGTCATTAAGTCAAATGAATcggaatgaaaagggaaaggaaaatcatGTTATCGAAATGGGGATAAAAAATGTCACACATGGAGGGATCTCCAGTAAGACCATGGGGATGCCTCTTACGGGTCTTCTCAGCAGTACCAAACTTGGGCAACTCCCCGATGGTAACACCAGTAAGAACAGCCGGAATGGCAACCATGTTACAAGTGAAATGATCACCAAATCAGGTGGTCCACTGCACAGGAATGCACATCCTATGACGCACTTGACCCCAAATGGAAGTGGGACCCCCCTAAACGGAAATTCATAttggaaaaaggcaaatgaAAATTTCCTTAGCAGAACATACTCTCTTAAAAGTATTAGTCAGAAAAGTGTAAGCAATTCGAGGAGGACGGAAAATCAATTTAACCCATCTTCACTTATTTCGAATGAACAGAGAGTGGGTGAAAAACCCATTCCAAAAGCAACTACTGGAGGAAAGGTGGTTCACGAGGTGTATTTACAACGAACGGGAGGGGAAAACCGTTACGTGATGCAAAGCGCAAATGGAAGCAAGGATGCAGAAGCAGAATTGAAGGAGAACCTTAATATATGTGAACTGCGCAACGGACCAGTACTCAATATACAACAGAACAGATTCACGAACAGGTTTGATGACCCACGTGCGGTGCAGAGAAGCAATCTGTTCTTATGTTCGTCGAAAAATGGCAAATCCTACAGCGCCAGTTATGGTAATTTCTTTGCCACGCAGAAGCATAACCAGTTCAGAGACGCGTGCGGCCGCAACCAACGCTATCGCAGTCAACGTGGTAACAACAACTCCTTAACCATATTGAGTAAAGAATGTATTGCTTACAAGAATGGCAGAGCAGCATGCCTTTATGCCCCCAACAAAGGAGCAGAAaacaggggggaagggagCCACACCACCTTGAAGTACATCCAGCCTGAACCAGCACACAGGAGTAATGCCCAAATGGATGGTAATAATGAAGGACATAATTTCACCCTACGCAAGAACTTAAACCAAAGCAGCTGCAATTTTGTGAGTCCAATTGAGTACTACGCTACGGAGGTGGGcaagggaggaaaagaacacaGCTCCATTACGCAGAACATCatgcaaaaatttacaaatgaAGACCTTCAAAAGTATTATGTActtaaagggaaaatttctCCAAATTGGAACCATAATGGTAGCGGTCACACGAATGATATCAACGGCATGAGGAATGGCAGCACATGCAATGGGGGTAGCAACCATGTGATGTTATCCAAAGGAATGAGTCGTATTCGGCATGGTTATATTCATCCACCTTCTCCCGCTGGTGTCAATGACAGTAGCGAGGGAACGGtttcaaaaaatgtaaaaaggaTCCACCCTGATGACAGTGTAAACGTGGTTAGCGGTAACTGTGTTAAGAAGATGGCAGGAGAGATAGACAATAGGAACCATCATGGAAATTACAATGGTGGAGAAAAAACGGACAAACAGTGTAATAATAACGTAATTGGATACGTACCTAGTGGAGGTGTAAGTTACTGGGGAGGAGCAGCTAAAGGTACGGAAAAGGGCAGTACGTCCGAAATGACAATAAATGAAACATGTAAGAGCAGGAgggcggaaaaaatatatcctcAGAGTGGCTACTGCATAAGTAACACCAACGATCGCAGTGGAAAAGACGATGATAAAACAAGTGCATGTGGCACACGAAATGGAAACACCGGTAACTATTTCAGCACCGCAGCGCAGTTCGCGGGTTTGAACAGAACACAGGAAAGGGCTACTCCTGAAAGTAAAAGGTCAGGCCCTAAAGGGGAACATGTTAAATGTAATACCGTAATGATGGATAGCAATAACCACTTGTCTAGTGTTAGTAAGGGCATTTATTTTAGCGAGGGACGAGACGGAAATATCGTCCATTTTGACCAAAatgggaatggaaaaataagtacagaaaagagaaaaattaattttactGTACCAAGTGAAGGTACCCACTTGAGAGAAACACCACAAGGGAGATCCACTATGTGCTGTGATAAAAAAGAGACGTTAGGCATTTCTGCGAACGTTCATGGAACTGTATTTGATGAGGAAGAggcgaaggagaaaataagtGAAGCATCCCGGGAGGAtgataaaaaggggaaggtaaATTTATGCCCCCCAAATGGTGGCCTTCCTATTAGTAGCGCTAAACGGTGCAGCCTGACCAAGACAGGGATTGAAGACAGAAGTAGGGGCACTCCTGTTCTGCAATGGAATAAAGCATCTTACCCTAACGTAGGAAGTGCTGGACAGAGTACAGCGCGGGAGGAAGACAAAACTGCACTCAAAGTTGATAATAATGGTGACAATAACGAATGGGGGAGCCacccaaaaaatgaagggaaaaataaagaaggaacaggGGGCTACGTTCAGGGAAGCATAAACAATAGGGAGTTTTGTGCGAGTCATTGCAAACGttcggaagaagaaaaccaCTTAGGTGTGGAAAAAACCCATTTGGACATGCAGAATGAGCAGAATTGCGAAGTGAGTTGGTTGTCCCCATCCAAACCGAGTATTATTTTAGCAGGTGCGCAGAGCAGCAGCAAGGTGGTCAAAAGTGACAGTCGGGAAAACTGCCATTTGTATGAAGTGGTGGCCTCGGAAAATCCCGCAGATGGGAATGGTTACCAAAGAACCAATAAAGGGAATACACAATggagtaaagaaaaaaggggaaaacacattttgaataaaaatataaaggaattaaaaaagggcacGATGAAAAAGTACAGCATGGAAAACGTAACCGACTCGTACATTTATCATTTAAACAATTTGAATAGAAATGCCAAGATGAGAATCGGAAAGgggaagttaaaaatgaatacaaatCGTTCCAGTGTTCTGGAGAAGAATGTTCCATGGGGTAGTGGCCCTGAAAGGGACAAGGGtaccaaaaaggaagaggaagtgcATTACATGGGGAACGATAAAACTGGAGAAACACAACGCACTAATTTAGACGcgccaaatgggaaaattaaCTACCCAATTTGTAGCGAATTGTCCTCCCAAAAGGGGGATAGTAGCAATAATGGAGGACACTGCGAGGTGCACTTAAAGGACAGTTCCCATTCGGAATATGTGAACATACTTAGTAGGGGGAACCAAACGGATAGTCATTTGGAAGTGGGGAACATGGAAAGGAACGATATTTTGTCACATTTTAGAGGAAGTAAACGTAACCTGCAGGAGGGCTCCGTTAATGGTGACGCTAAAAGTAAGGTCGATGGGTTCCAATCAAACGATGGGACGTTGGATAAGGGTGTGAATGGTAGCAACGAGGGGGACAGTAGTCGGAGTAGTGTAGTAAATAGTATGAGTGATGTGAGCGGCATGAGCTGTCTGAACGGTGACAGTCCTGAACCGAGCGACGAAGGGGAGAGAGTGATGCGAACGGGGAAGGTAGCCCTACCGTGGAAGAAGGACCACATAGTTAAAGTCAACTACAGGAGCAGGAGCATGAGGGGGAAGAATAATATCACTATTAACACCAAGTTGGCCAGGTACGAAAGGGTGCTGATCCACACGTGCATTAGCAAACtgaattggaaaaaatgcattgaCAATGCAAACAGAGGAATCTTCTACTGGATAGGATATAACATAACGGACTTTGACCATTACAAttatatgaagaagaaaaaaattataaatagaaTCCCATcgatgtatatgtatacgaAGAAAAAGGCCCTAACATTTTTACTGTCCCACTTGTCATTGATTTTTCCCTCCCTATATGACTTCTACCCAAACACATTTGTTTTGccggaaaataaaaatattataaagtACATTCTGAACAGTAATAATAAGGATTACTACATTATGAAGCCAGATTGTGGAAGCATGGGAATTGGAGTCAAAgtaatacataaatatagcgacattaatataaatatattgaaCGGGTACAACTGCTACATTGTTCAGAAATATATAGACAACCCGTTGTTGATGtataagaagaaatttgACTTTCGTATATACATCTTATTACTTCCAGGGAAACATTACCCTAAAATATACTTGTCTAAAATTGGGTTTGCCAGATTATGTACAGaggaatataagaaaaagaagaggtacATTTATAACACCTTTATACATTTAACTAATTATAGCATTAATAAAGACAATGAGAAATATattagaaggaagaatatccatgataagaataataataagcaACTACTAAGTgatgtttttatttacctGAAGAATAATGGATACGATATTGACGATATATGGAAACAGATAAAGAAAATTACTTGTTTAACCTCTTTGGCAATTTATTCCTACATTAAGGAAAAGATAAAGTacaattttaataacaatttttatttttatcagTTAATTGGGTTGGATATCCTTCTGGATGATACTGGCAAAGCGTGGTTGCTGGAGGTTAACTCCAATCCGTCCCTCCGTATTGACTACATTGACCCAAGTTACACCAACTTTGAAATACAGTTAGAGAGCATGTTCGACAGGTACGTGAAGGAGCCCGTGATAAGCGAAATGTTCCTAATCGTGTATCggaaaatttataaaaagtaTTTATCGAGAAGGGGCAAGAAGGGTACCCCCTCAGGTGTTAATACTGGGGAAAACCAAACGGGGAAAGCGATAAAGGCGGAAAAAGCGGGTAAAGTGGGCAAAACTAACAGAATGGGCAGAGTGAAGGTTCAGAGCGGGTTCACGCACGACACGTTTGTCCCCGTAAATATCAGGAATGTCAAAAATTGGGggacgcacaaaaaaaaagtggggaaaaaaatggtcgAAAAAGGTGAATCTAGTGGCACTTATTTGGTAAAGGAAAATCTCAAATCGGACGCACCCTGCAAtaacaaaattgacaaaaaaaatggcttaACTCGGAATAGGGGTGTAGACAAAGTCCTCTCAAGTGGTGGCAAAATTTACCCCGAAAAGGGGTGCATAGATGACTTATCGTGTAATGACCAGTGTGAGTCAATAAGCAGATGTAAATTGAATGGcacgcaaaaggggaagctaGGAAGTAATGCGCAGGTGATGAAGAGGGtgataaaggggaaaatgaaaaatggtttatttttgaaaaaggaaaacatgaGCATCGTCGACACGTGCGTTGATGAAAATGATATCGGCAGCTTCAGTTTATCCAACGAAATGGACAACGAGGCTGAGGGGGGGAGCAACCTATTAGGAAGTAGCAATAATAAGGGGGTCCAGGAGGGATGCGCAAAGAGGGTAACAAACCGAGCCGGTGGGGAAACACCACCAAACGGGGAAATCACTTCAAACGAAACAAGCGCAGAAATAGGACAAAACGGGAGGTATTCCAACCGACCATCCAATAGCACCACCGGTTGTCTAAACGgcataatggaaaaaacacaTGGTGGTGATGCCCATGGGGGAGGCCATCCACCGAGGCAGGCAACAAATGTGAAGAGAAAGTATACAAATGAGCAGGAGATCCATTATGACGAAGGAGTGTACACGAGCTCAGATATGGACTATGAAGATAGCCAAGTGCAAAATGGGGGATACGAAAAGTCGAATACAGTGGGGGGAacacaaaagggaagtaGGAGCACGTACACATACGACTGTTATAGTAGCGGTGGAAGCAGTGATGGCAGTGTGAAATATGTGGACAGAAATTTTGTTAACCAATTAGGGGGAAAGCAAAATGGCGTCTTAAGTGTAAAAGGTAATAAAGAAGGACGACTGCAATGCTCCACCAAAGGGGAGAAGGACGATCCacacgaagaagaaatgaacaCAACGTGCAGTTATGAAGAATtactaaaaaaggaaaacaaactAATCAAGaacaacattttaaataaagagACGTACGTACAGATCGATAATCAGGAGGATATCGAGTTTGACAGATTCTTAAACGATGATGTGGAAACGTACAAAACGCTGTCAAGAAATATTAGTGACAGTgtgtataaaaagaaaatagaaaattttattatgcTTAGGAGTAACCTGTATAAATACATGAACTGCTTAAATGTGCTGGGAATTCGCTACATAAACAATAATGATATAAACAATTTTGAAGAGCTGTACAATAAAAACATTTCGTTCGACTTGAAAAAGACGTACACAAAAATCAGGAAAGATATTTTACATCCGCTGAAAAATAATGTACTAGAAAAGAACGTAtacataaatttaaaaaaagaaacgagtAAATATTATaacgaaatgaaaatatacaaTGACTGTTATTTTCTCTTCGATTTTGttctaaaaaaatatgacaagAATTTGAggaagaataataaaaaggtCGAATATTACATTGATAAAAATACCTTCCTTTGCATGTGTGCagatgtaaaaataaataaaataattgaaAATGTAGACATCCCCACAAGCagttataataatttgtttgaGGTAAATAAAAGCACGCAGGAAAATCAAATGTTTCAAATCGTTAGGGAGGtcttgaaaaataaaaattgcgaGAACAAGGGGAATTCTGGAATGCACAGGAAAAGACACGTTAGTGATGAGAACTGCTCGAACAACTCCAGCTTTGGGGACCCTACTGATTTGTCAAACGAGATTTTATCGGATCAGGACAGGGTTCACAGGGGTAGAGGGGGAAATACGGACAATGAATGCACCACTGGTAGCCAAAACCGCTCCAAGGAACAACCCGCAAACGGCTCGTATTACGCGTCcattttttgccccttttccCTCGTCCCAACGTCAAACAATCTAGTCAATTTCAACAACATAGGAATTGGCAGCACCAAGTATAAaagcaggaggaggaaaaaaatgaacatatacgACTTGGAGTATTTATTTATGAGGCAAGTATTCTTCAGCAAATACATTAACAAAAACCAAGGCTTAACAGttatcgatttttttttactaatgCAACAGGTTGCCCTTTTGATATTCCCATTCATTAGCTACGTTAGTGCGTACAACGTTTTGTACCCGTATAATGGTGCCCTCTTTGATGAACTGAGCAATCaagggaataattttttcgcTAGTGGAGGTTTAGACACTGGCATGGGAGGTACGAAAAAATACGTTAAGgctaaaaggaaaggagagaaGGACAGGTATAATAACGCGTacgtaaaaagggaaaataaggaTTATAACGATCGTAAGGATTGTAACGGTTGTGACGATGTGGCCAATTCGGTAAAAAATGACGTCAACAGTTTTCatcaaaaaggaggagaagtacTATATAACCATTTGCATCCCGAGTTGAGTAGAACAAATTGTACCAGAAATGGTATTCACCAagtggaggagaagaaaaaaaataattatttatggCATAAAAACGTTTGCAGCAATGTTTACAATTTGTATGAGTACATTCAAATAGGCGTTAACCCcgctgttaaaaatgtgtgtttggaaacttttttaaattttatttttaacaagTACGGAATAATACAGTTTTCGTAA